In Pseudoalteromonas carrageenovora IAM 12662, the following proteins share a genomic window:
- the rnm gene encoding RNase RNM, producing the protein MIKYDLHSHTTHSDGQLTVEELLTRAVDKNIDVFAITDHDTVAAIKPAQEFIQTENLPLSLITGVEISTKWESFEIHIVGLNVDIDNFDLTSLLTQQQQKREVRALEIGARLTKNGFDGIYEQAKELAQDAQITRAHFARALIERGVAKNFPGVFKKYLGRGKTGYVPSNWCNMQTAIEAIHSAGGIAVVAHPGRYQMSNKWLRKLLTEYKSVGGDAMEVAQPQQAPSERQFLGELSREYDLLCSQGSDFHFPTSYLELGKNLYLPKDCQGVWQAWEGQEGALT; encoded by the coding sequence TTGATAAAATACGATTTACATAGCCACACCACGCATTCAGACGGGCAGTTAACGGTTGAAGAATTACTTACCCGCGCCGTTGATAAAAATATAGATGTGTTTGCTATTACCGATCACGATACTGTGGCTGCTATTAAGCCCGCTCAAGAATTTATTCAAACCGAAAATTTGCCTTTATCATTAATTACCGGGGTAGAAATTTCGACCAAATGGGAAAGCTTCGAAATACATATAGTGGGTTTGAATGTTGATATTGATAATTTTGACCTTACTTCATTGTTAACGCAGCAGCAGCAAAAGCGTGAAGTCAGAGCGCTAGAAATAGGCGCAAGGCTTACAAAAAACGGTTTTGATGGCATTTATGAGCAAGCCAAAGAGCTTGCACAAGACGCGCAAATTACTCGTGCGCACTTTGCACGCGCGCTGATAGAGCGTGGTGTAGCTAAAAACTTCCCTGGTGTATTTAAAAAATATTTAGGTCGCGGTAAAACCGGCTATGTGCCAAGTAACTGGTGCAATATGCAAACCGCCATTGAAGCAATTCATTCAGCGGGAGGTATTGCAGTAGTGGCACATCCTGGGCGTTATCAAATGTCTAATAAATGGTTACGTAAATTGTTAACCGAGTATAAAAGTGTTGGTGGTGATGCAATGGAAGTTGCACAGCCTCAACAAGCTCCTAGTGAGCGACAATTTTTAGGTGAACTGAGCCGAGAGTACGATTTACTCTGCTCGCAAGGGTCTGATTTTCATTTTCCGACAAGCTATTTAGAGCTTGGCAAAAACTTATACTTACCTAAAGACTGCCAAGGTGTTTGGCAAGCATGGGAAGGACAAGAAGGGGCATTAACATGA